In one window of Lynx canadensis isolate LIC74 chromosome B3, mLynCan4.pri.v2, whole genome shotgun sequence DNA:
- the SEC11A gene encoding signal peptidase complex catalytic subunit SEC11A isoform X1 codes for MLSLDFLDDVRRMNKRQLYYQVLNFGMIVSSALMIWKGLMVITGSESPIVVVLSGSMEPAFHRGDLLFLTNRVEDPIRVGEIVVFRIEGREIPIVHRVLKIHEKQNGHIKFLTKGDNNAVDDRGLYKQGQHWLEKKDVVGRARGFVPYIGIVTILMNDYPKFKYAVLFLLGLFVLVHRE; via the exons CTGTATTATCAAGTCCTAAATTTTGGAATGATAGTTTCCTCGGCACTAATGATCTGGAAGGGGTTAATGGTCATAACTGGAAGTGAAAGTCCGATCGTAGTGGTGCTCAG tggcagcatggaacctgcatTTCATAGAGGAGATCTTCTCTTTTTAACAAACCGAGTTGAAGATCCCATCCGAGTGGGAGAAATTGTTGTTTTTAGGATAGAAGGAAGAGAGATTCCTATAGTTCATCGAGTCTTGAAGATTCATGAAAA GCAAAATGGACATATCAAGTTTTTGACCAAAGGAGATAATAATGCGGTTGATGACCGAGGCCTCTATAAACAAGGACAACACTGGCTGGAGAAGAAGGATGTCGTGGGGAGAGCAAGGGG atttgtTCCTTATATTGGGATTGTGACGATCCTCATGAATGACTACCCTAAATTTAAG TACGCGGTACTCTTTTTGCTGGGTTTATTTGTGCTGGTCCATCGTGAGTAA